The Bacteroidota bacterium sequence GATATGGCGTAACGGCAATTGTTTTTCTAATGCTTGTGCCAAGTGCTTTTTTTGCTTTCACATTATACAAGGAGCAACAGTTTAAGCAATCGGCCAATTACTTTATTGAAAAGGAATTTACAGCCGATGGAAACACTTTGGTATATAAAAAGATAAACTATTCCACCACTTCCAGAACAATAGAATTGGCTTTTTTAAAAAAGACGTTTACTGACTTAGAAGTGCAACGGCTTAATGAAAAGCTCAAAAGTGCAGGGTTACAAAATACCACATTATTAATCAGGCAAAACTCTTCTGACAATTTACAAAGTTTAAAAAATGACATACTCAATGAAGTAAATAAAAAGGATAACGAATTAAGCGAAAAGGACCGACTTATAGCGGATTTAGAGCAGAAATTAAGTGAGAACACATTTGACAATAAACAATTGTTAAATGAAATTAAAATTTCGTTCCCTGCAATCACTGCGGTTTCGGTCTCAAAACAAAATATTGCGTTAAAAGACAGCACAAGGATTTCCACTGTATTTATGTATAATTCAAATCCAAAACTAATTAAAGCAGAAAAAGCCAAATTGAGAAATTGGATACTCAAAAAATTGAGCATTAACGATATTGAAATCATAGAGACAGAAAAATAAAATGAATATATACTTTGCTATAACTATGCTTATTTGCCTTTCCGCAGGCTTTGCTTACATTAATCAAAAGGTATTAAAACTTCCCTTTGTTATTGGTTTGTTTTTACTTTCTACTATTTTATCTATTATAGCTTTAAGTACCAGATTTTGGTTAAACTTGCCCTACGAGCATATTAAATTAGCCATTGCCAATGCACAAATTGATCGGATAATTTTAGATGTTTTGCTGGGTTTTTTATTATTCGCAGGTGCCATGCACACTAATTGGAAGGGCTTAAAAAAGCAAATTAAACCTATAGCATTATTTTCTTTAGCAGGTGTGTTGGTATCAACCATAATTATTGCAGTTTTATTTTACGGTATATCACAACTATTTCAGGTGCAAATAGATTTTATTTATTGCTTGCTATTTGGAGCATTAATTTCTCCTACTGATCCCATTGCAGTAATGGGCATTCTAGCCAAGGCAAATGTGCCTAAAGAAACATCGGAAAAAATTGTTGGCGAAAGCCTATTTAATGACGGTGTTGGTGTTGTGGTATTTATTGCATTATTAGATACTTTTAATTCAGGCAATTTTAGCTTTTCACAGTTCGGACTTTTATTTCTTCAAGAAGCAGTTGGCGGAATTGTAGCGGGATTAATTTTGGGTTATTGCTTGCATTTGTTTTTAAAATCGATCGACCATTATGAAACAGAAATATTATTGACGCTTGCTTTTGTAATGGGAGGTTTTGCTTTGTGTAACTACATTCATATTTCGGGGGCATTGGCCATGGTGGTATCGGGGCTCATGGTTGGCAACTTTAATAAAGACCTTGCCATGAGCGACACGACACAGGAATACGTACAAAAGTTTTGGGAGTTGATAGACGTTATATTAAATGCCATTCTCTTTATATTAATTGCATTTGTATTGATCGTAATTGACTTTAAAAGTTATTATATAGTTTTAGGATTCATTTCCATTTTCATAGTTTTGCTTTCAAGAGCCATCATTGTGTATTTCCCGCATTTGTTATTTCCAAAACTTTTAAAGCTAAACAACCAAGAAGCCAAACTCATTACCTGGGGCGGTTTACGAGGTGGCCTTTCTTTAGCCTTGGTATTATCATTACCTGATACTGAGACAAAAAATATTCTTTTAATAGCCACCTATTTTTGTGTGCTGTTCAGTATTTTAGTACAAGGCTTAACCATTGAAAGAATGGCAAAAACTGGCTAAGAGAACTTCAAGAACTGCTGAACACAATAGCAATAAAACAACGGATATATATACAAGTTAACAGCAAAAGTATTCAGAATATAAAAAGTCCATTTGATGGTTTATGACCCAAACCCTATTAGTGCATAAAAAAATAAAACGCTACTGAGTAGCGTGTATACACCCCAATATGGTAGTATAGGCGATAAAAGTAGCGGGTATATACTAGTTATAAGCAAGCCTAAAAGACGACAGTGCAACCATTAAACAGACGACTAAAAACCGAACATTAATACAAAGACAAACCATTTTGACAGGTGACCAACATACAGACCATATTACAAACGGACAACGAGTAAGCCGATCCCGAAAGCATTCGGGACCGACCCTTCTGTATTTTTTATTTTTGCCACCGCACATTCTTTTTAATTCAATTTTAGCCAGCCGCATCCCGAAAGATTTCGGGAGCACATTTGGTTTTGCCCCGACATCCCCATAGCTATCGGGACCGACCCTTCGGCAAAACCAAAAGAGCCACTTTTTGCTCCCGATAGCTATCGGGACACCAAAGACGATTTCGGTTATATTAAAACTATCTTTACCGACACAAAAACGAATTTTAAATTAATAGAATAGAAGAAATAAATGGCAATCAAAAAATCAGAATTATACAGTTCCCTTTGGGCGAGTTGTGACGAGTTAAGAGGTGGAATAGATCCAAGCCAATACAAGGATTATATTCTTGTGTTGTTGTTTGTGAAATATGTTTCCGACAAATATTCTGGTGATGCTGATGCAATTATTGAAATACCAGAAGGTGGTAGTTTCAAAGATATGCAAGCGTTGAAAGGCAATAAAGACATCGGTAATCAAATCAACATAATTATTGGAGTATTGGCTGGTGCTAATGATTTAAAAGGTGTGATTGATGTAGCCGACTTTGCCGATGATGACAAATTGGGCAAAGGCAAAGAAATGGTGGACAAGCTCACCAACTTGATTTCCATTTTTGAAAACCCTGCCCTCGACTTTAGTAAAAACCGAGCAGGTGGTGACGATATTTTAGGCGATGCTTTTGAATACCTGATGAAAAACTTTGCTACCGAAAGCGGAAAAAGCAAAGGGCAATTTTATACGCCAAGTGAAGTAAGCCGTGTAATGGCAAAAGTGCTGAGCATTCAAAATGCAACCAACAAAACTACTTTTTATGACCCTACCTGCGGTTCGGGTTCTTTGCTATTAAAAGCATTGGACAAAGCCGATGGCAAAGGCACTATTTACGGACAAGAGAAAGATGTGGCAACTGCTGCCTTGGCTCGTATGAATATGATTTTGCACGGGCAGGAAGCTATTGAAATACACCGAGGACAAAGCACCCTTTCGGACCCGTTTTTTAAAGACGGTAATGGGCATTTAAAAACATTACTAATTGCAGTAATTCTGTTTCACCTATCGGTAATTGCTAAGGTTGTTCCCTATGACATAGCTTGGGGCGGGCGGCTTGAAAGTGATTCTGAAATGTATATTTGAATCAATTTCGATTATGATAGTCTTATTTTGGGTCTTGTGTTGCTTATGAAAGGCGACTATCTAAAATTGCGTTTTAAAAATAAAACGATAAACATAATACTATGGATTTTTACTGTTCTATTCCTTCTGAATACTATTGGAAACGTTTTCGCCAAAACAAACTTTGAGAAATCATTCGCAGTTTTAACTTTTCTATTCGCTATACTTATTTGGACGATTTTGAAAAGTAAAAGCATTGTTGCAACAAAATATAATAAAGACGAAATAAAATAAATGACAGACAAACAAATCGACAGAGTTAAGCTCAAAATAAACAAGTATAAAAAATTACTTGCGTTAGACAAAAAACATTGGGGCGGATTTTATCACGATGGACAAGGAATTCGATATTTAATCCCTCAACTTTATATTCAAATTAAAGACTACAAAGGTGGGCAAAAATATTTCAATTGGTTTGACAAGAATTTTCCAAACGACAGTTGTTATCCGATTTTCTTATTTGAGTATGCATTTGTTTTATATAAGTGTGGCAAAATAAGCGAAGCAGAAAAAAAAATTCATTCCACATTTTTTTCAAACACTTATTTGCTTGACAAATTTCTTGAAAAAGAGTTTTTAGAACTTGGCAAGGATGAAAGTTCGAGTTGGGAACTTCAAAGTGTGACGGCACATTTTCATTATAATAAAAACGATGAAGAATTTATAGATTTTGCAAATTGGACAACTCAACAACTTCAAACAAGAAAATTTTTAGATAAAGCAAATAGATTTGTAGAAATAGAACAACAATTAAAAACCGAACCCGTTGGACAAAAAAGAACAAAACTTGTGAATGAATTAAGTAAATTGCGATATGATTAAAATAACTTTTCTATCATATATATCCCTTATCGGGCGTTCGCCACAGCGAATGCCCGAACCCTACGCCATCTCACGTCAGCTACCTCATTCGCCGCAGCGAACCGAATCTCATCCGCCTGCGGCGGACCAAATCCTATTCCCCTACCTTTGCACCAATGAACAATAATATAAAAATGGTAGCCAAAACCTTATCAGGGCTTGAGGATGTAATGGTTGCGGAGCTTGAGAACTTAGGGGCTACAGAAGTGGTGAAGGCCAATAGGGCTGTATCGTTCGAGGGCAGCATGAAAACATTATATGAAGTAAATTATTTGTGTCGCACTGCGTTGCGGGTGCTTATTCCTATTACTACTTTTAAAGTAAACGACCAGCAAGAACTGTATGACGAGATTGGCAAAATAGACTGGGCCACTTATATAGAAGAGAACGACACCATAGCCGTAGACAGTGTGGCCAATGCTTCGGTATTTACCAATAGTATGTTTGTGAGCATGAAGGTGAAGGATGCTATTGTGGATCAGTTTAGAAATAAAACAGGGGTTCGTCCCTCAGTATATACACAAGACCCAGACCTCCGAATTAATATACATATATATAAAGACGATTGCACTGTGAGCTTGGATAGTTCGGGCAGTTCGCTGCACAAACGTGGCTATAGATTGGAGAGCAATAAAGCACCATTGAACGAAGTACTGGGTGCAGGATTGGTATTATTAAGCGGTTGGGATAAGGAAAGTAATTTCGTAGACCCTATGTGTGGTTCGGGAACTTTACTAACTGAAGCTGCAATGTATGCTAAAAATATTCCACCAGGATATTTTCGTAAAACATATAGTTTTATGTACTGGAAAGGCGAATATGCGTATGATGAAAAATTATGGAATGAAATAGTTGCAACTGCTGAAAAGAATATAGTTCCATTGAAAGCTATAATGGTAGGAAGTGATAGTGCGAAATCTAGTATCGCTATTGCCAAAAGTAATTTAAAATCGGCAGGAGTGAGGGAGGATATAACCATACAAAATCAATTGTTTCAAGACAGCACAGCTCCCGATGGCACAGGTGTAGTAATAATGAACCCGCCCTATGGCGAACGCTTAGATAAAGATGATGTAGAAGTGTTATATAAAGATATGGGCGATACGCTTAAAACAAAATACCAAGGTTATGATGCTTGGATTATATCGAGCAATATGGAAGCGATAAAAAAGATAGGATTAAAAGCTTCAAAAAAAATTGTTATATATAATGGTCCCCTGGAATGTAGGTTCTTGAAATATGAAATGTATAGGGGAACGAAGAGGGTGTTTGTGGATGGGGTGGAGGTGAAGTAGTGGTCAGTTATGAGTAATAAGTACGCTGACGCAGCCATTAGCAGTTTTTGCCAGAATGAGAATCTTCGCACTAAGCATCGTTTAGAATGACGTCTTTGGAATTTCGATTCGCCGCGTGGAAGCTTCAGTAGAGCCTCACTCGCAATGACATTAACATTATACCAATTCTTAAACTATAATAGTTCTCGCAATACAAAGCTCAGTGTGCATTTACGTTAAACTCTTAGCTTAGTTCAGGACGAAATACAAATTCATCTAAAGGCATCCAACTTACACGTTCTATCATATCTTTTAAAAATATATTTGCAACTAGTTTTTGATTCAATGTAGTAAATAAAAATTTGCTCCATTTGAAGATATTTAATTGTGTAAGGTTATCATCATCACAGGGGAAATTTTCTACTTCTTTAAACTCGGGCATCGCCATAAATTTTCCGTTTAAATCAAATTTACGTCCATGATACCTGCAACGCAAATGTGCAGCAGCACAAGGTTTTTCAGCAATTATATTTCCTCGATGCGTGCATACATTGGACAATAAATGTATATCATTATTCTTATCTTTTGTAAGTAATAATGGTTCGTCCAAATAATTTTCCAACAGGGTAAAAGGGAAGAGGTCGTTATGTTGCGGAACTAAGTCAGTATTCCCTATAAACTGCCAGGAAGGTGCAAATATTTTTTCTTTACATTGCTCAAATATTTCTATCCTTTTGTAGAAATCGGTATGAAGGGTTTTTGCTTTTGCAATATCAGGATCAACAGAGAAATCAGTCATGGTTGTAAATGGATTTGAGGCTGTAAATTAAATACAAAAAAGGGAGAAAATAAAAGTATATTCTCAAAAAGCCACTTCACAAGATTATATTTGCAAAGTGACTCACAAATCCACAAACATGAAAAAGGCCATATATAGCTTGTTGATGCTTTTCCCTTATTTTTGCTCTGCCCAGCAGGGGAATGAAATATATTTGTTTGATATGAAAGTGCAAAAGAACAAAATTATATTATCAAATCCTCAAAATATTACACAGCACAGGGGTTACGACAACCAACCTTTTTTTCACCCAAGCAAACCAATTATATATTATACTTCAGAAATTGACACCACTAATACCGATATCAAATATTATAATTATAAAACCAAAGAAACAAAACGATTTACGATTACCAAAAATTTGCGAGAGTACTCCCCTACTGTTATGCCCAATGGGAAGTATATATCATGCATTATACAGCGAGAAAATGGGAAACAGGATTTGGGCAAATACCTAATAGATAATGCAAGTGACAGTGCTATTGAATTAATCAATAATTTGAAAGTGGGCTATCATACTTGGATAGATCAATCGAACTTGCTTCTATTTGTGCTTGGTGACTCATCAAACGATTTGCATTTATACAATAGTGTGAGCAAAAAAGACACTATACTAGCGAGAAAAGTTGGTCGTGCATTACATAAAATTCCACAGCAAGAAGCAATGAGTTTTATTGATAAAAGTAATGACAGCAATTGGTTTGTTAAACGATATGATATAGTCGCAAAAAGTATTACAACTATCATCCCAACACTTAAAAACAGTGAAGATTTAACTTGGTTGAAAGATGGAACTATGCTAATGAGTGATGGACAGAAAATATACCTTTGTCATCCAAATGGCAACTATATTTGGAAACAACTTACCATCAATGATGATACAAGTATCCTTGAAAAAACAACACGATTGGCAGTAAATAAACAAAATAATAAAATAGCAGTTGTAGTTTCGGAATAATATTGCAAGAAAAGTTAAAAACCAATAATGAAAGGTTTAGCATTTACTTCCTCACAAAGGCCAGTCCTTACCAAAAGACTGTTATACACAATCGTCGGCACTTTTTACTTTTCACCTCTCAAGATTTATTGGCGTCAGCACTTTTCACTTTTCACTAACCATTAACCATTATGATAAAATCTCTCTCCCTATTATTAATTACTATCATATCTGCACCTATGTTCTCGCAGGTAAGTCCTCCTATTTTGCCAAATACTTCTGCGGTTGTTACTTGTTTTCCTGACACAGCAGGATACAAAACAATTACTGTTGGGCCAACAAATAGAGATTATACTGATTTGCAAAAAGCAATCAATGCTGCCAATTTAGGAACTATTATAGTGTTGGATGCGGGCGAAATATTTAAAGGTGGTTTTACTTTACCTAAAAAAACGCTGGGCACAGGTTGGATTATTATAACAAGTTCGAGAATGGATTTGCTATCTGGCGATGAAATAAGAGTGAGCCCAACTGCTGCTACAGGCAATGCTACATATACAACACAAGCCAGTGCAATGGCAAAAATTATTACCACAAACACTTCCGGAATTCCATGTTTTGTTACCCAAACAAATGCACACCATTATAGATTTGTTGGCTTAGAAATTACTGCCGATGTGGCTGTGGTGAACAGTTATGGTTTGATAAATTTAGGCGATGGTTCTTCTGCACAAAATTCGATGAGCCAAGTGCCGGAATATTTTGTAATCGATAGATGCTATATACATGGCCATACGCAGGCTACTATAATGAAATTTGGCGTTCGCCTCGATTGTGCCAATGCCGCAATTATCGATTCTTATATATCCGATTTCCATAGCGTGGGTTATGATGCCCAAGCTATATCGGGTGTAAATGGGCCAGGACCTTTTAAAATTATCAATAACTATTTGGAAGCATCGGGCGAGAATATATTGTTTGGTGGTGGAGCTGCTGCAATTGCCGGACTTGTGCCTAGTGATATAGAAATTAGACAAAACTATTTTCACAAACCTTGGTCGTGGAAAGTGGGCCACGCAAGCTATGCAGGCAAGCATTGGACTATCAAAAATATATTTGAATTAAAAACAGGAAAGCGTGTTTTATTTGACGGAAATATATTAGAAAACTCGTGGGCGGATTTACCGACAGGCCAAAGTGGATATGCCATTTTGCTTACTATAAGAACGGAAGGTGGAGGTTCGCCACAAGCGGAAGTGAGTGATATAACGATTAGCAATAATATAATAAAACATGTGGGTGCAGGAATCACTTTTGCAGGCACTGATGGTGGTGCAGGCATACAATCGAAAAGAATAAAGATATATAATAATCTATTTGAAGATATTAATGGCCCCACATTGGGCGATGCAAATATATATGGCCCGAATGATGGTACTTTTATTAAATTTGGGCAAGTACACGATGTTATTATAGACCACAATACTATTTTTCAAACTGGAGCAATTACTTGGGCTTTTGATACAAGTAGCGGATTTATTTATACCAATAATATTTCCCATAGTTTTGTCTCCACTGGCGGATACCAAGGCATTTATGGGCCAGGCTATCAGCAGGGCAATGCGACTATCGCACATTACTTTCCTGATATTACCGATGCAAATAAAAGAATTAATAAAAATGTGATGATAGGTGGTAATGCAAATAAATATACTAACTATAATACTTCGAGTATGAATTACTTTCCGGCTACTGCTAGCAATGTTGGATTTATAAATTATTCAAATGGAATTACCGACTATCATAACTATGCTCTTTTAACAACCAGTATTTATCATAATACTGCTACTGATAATAAAGATATCGGTGCCAATTTTATCATAATGGATTCGGCCTTCCAAGCCAAGAGAGACTGCATTTCAAAAACAGGCATTCAAATATTTTCAAAAAGAAATTCAATGCACATTAGCGTTTATCCCAATCCTACAAAAACCAATATTTCTATCTATACCGAAAGCAATATTGGCAAAAGCTATTATATAAATGATATGAGCGGAAAACTAATTTTAAGCGGCAAGATTACAAGCAGTGAATTTGAATTAAATACTGAATTGCTTAACACTGGAGTATATGTTTTAAGTATTGCATTTGAAAATGAGATTGTGCATGAGAAGGTAGTTGTTGAATAACTAAAACTTGAAAACTAAAAGCTAAAAGTTGATAGATTACTTATCGGTTCGCAGCAAATAGCTGTTGCATGGCGTCAGCACTTTTAACTTTTAACTTTTAACTAAATAAATACCGCCACCAAGGTATAAGCCAGACGTAATTCAATCTACTATATTTGCAACATAAATAATACCATTATGAAAAATATATTAGCTGCCATTTTATTATACTGTTCTTTTGGAACTGCCGCACAAACTGGCACAATTGAACGTTGCGAGCTCAGCTACGACTCTGTTGGTTATTGCATTGATGGGAAAATAGTGATTGACTATATTTATCAGCAAGGTTCAGAATTTTATGGTGATGCTGCCGCAGTAATGAACCGCCGACACAAATGTGCTTTGATTAATAAAGAAGGAAAGGAAATTACGGCTTTTATTTATGATGAGTTGGTGTCTTGTTATTATTTCCCAACTTACTTTGCATACAAGCTGGGCAACTATGTGGGCTTAATTGATGACAAAGGGAAGGAAGTTTTCCCTTTCAAATATGATTCAAAATATTTCCAATGGGACTTTCAAGTGGATGGTGGAGCTGCGTATTATGATAGCAGCAATATTTTTGTCTTTGCACAAAATGGAAGATATGCAGCATTGAATTGTTTTGGCAAACCCATCACCGATTTTATTTATGACCATATAGATGTAAATTATATGTGGTATGTGGATAAAAAAGTAGCTGAAGTGATTGTTGTAAAAAAGAATGGAAAGGTAAAATTGATGCATACCAACGGAAAAATTGAGGACAAATACCAGTACGATGCCTTTCTGGGTTTTTGGGGACACGACTGTGTGTTTAGGAAAGGCAAGAAAATTAAATTTTTCAATGCCGAAACTTGGCGTATCGTAAAAACCCATCTAGATGAAGATGGCTTTATCACTGCAAGGATTTTTGAAGCAGAAGAAAATGGTAAAAAAGGTTTGGTTGATAGCATTGGCAGAATAATCATTCCTATTATATATGATGGCATACAAAGTATTCAAATTCCAAAGGATATCAGTAAATTTATTATCGCAGTTCAAAATAACAATAAATGGGGAGTACGATCGGGCGAAGACAAAGAACTTATTTCGATGCTTTATGATGAAGTAAGTTCTATATGTTTTGGCGTTCAAAATATGATAAAAGTAAAACAAAATGAAAAATGGGCTATGTTTGATATGGGCACAAAACTATCTGAATTCAAATATGATAATATGGGTTGCCAAAGTGACAAATCGGCCTATATAGAAATAGGTGATAAAAAAGGCGAATTGTTTTTTGATGGGAAAGAGGTTTGGAAATAGTTACTAGTGGTCAATAGCAAGTGGTCAGCTAGTTTATAAGTGTCTAAAGAACTAATTACTACTGTCGCACTGCCTACTGCCCGCCGCGGCGGGCTGACCATTAGTTACTGACTACAATACCCTAAATTTGCCCCATGAAATGGCTAAGGTTAACACGAATACATTCACTAATTGAGTGGACCAAAAGCAAGCTTACCAAAAGGCAATTCATCCTGTTATCAAGCGTGTTAGTTGGGCTTTCGTCGGGGCTTGCCGCTATTTTGCTCAAATTTTTCGTGCATTATGTTTTTATCATTGCCACTTTGGGTAAGGATGACAATCTCAAGTACTTATTGTTAATTCTGCCTTTAAACGGAATTCTATTAACGGTTTTGGTCGTACGAAAAGTACTGAAAGGCAAGCTTGAAAAAGGATTGGCCCCCATACATGAGGCCATCAAAAACAATGAGAGCATCATACCCAAAGAGCAAACCTATGCACAGATAATTACGAGCTCGCTTACAGTAGGAATGGGAGGTTCAGCAGGATTGGAAGCACCTATTGTGATTACGGGTGCAGCATTGGGCTCCAACTATGCCACTACCTATAATTTAACCATAAAAGAGAGGACTTTATTGCTTGCTTGTGGTGTCGCCGCAGGTATTGCAGCGGCTTTCAATGCACCCATAGCGGGAGTTTTGTTTGCCTTAGAAGTTTTATTATTGGATGTGGCCATGTCGGCATTTACGCCCGTAATTATTGCTGCTGCTACTGGAGCTTTAATTTCTAAAATTCTATTACAAGATGATATATTGCTGTCGTTCACTTTGCAACAACCTTTCGACTATTATAATGTCCCTTTCTATATATTGTTGGGCATTTTTGCAGGTTTGGTTTCTGTTTATCATAGTCGTACTTTTAGCAAAATTGAAAGATTGTTTAGCAAGAAGAAAAAAAAGACATATATCAATGTTTTTGCAGGTGGTATAGCCTTGGCTGGC is a genomic window containing:
- a CDS encoding T9SS type A sorting domain-containing protein; the protein is MIKSLSLLLITIISAPMFSQVSPPILPNTSAVVTCFPDTAGYKTITVGPTNRDYTDLQKAINAANLGTIIVLDAGEIFKGGFTLPKKTLGTGWIIITSSRMDLLSGDEIRVSPTAATGNATYTTQASAMAKIITTNTSGIPCFVTQTNAHHYRFVGLEITADVAVVNSYGLINLGDGSSAQNSMSQVPEYFVIDRCYIHGHTQATIMKFGVRLDCANAAIIDSYISDFHSVGYDAQAISGVNGPGPFKIINNYLEASGENILFGGGAAAIAGLVPSDIEIRQNYFHKPWSWKVGHASYAGKHWTIKNIFELKTGKRVLFDGNILENSWADLPTGQSGYAILLTIRTEGGGSPQAEVSDITISNNIIKHVGAGITFAGTDGGAGIQSKRIKIYNNLFEDINGPTLGDANIYGPNDGTFIKFGQVHDVIIDHNTIFQTGAITWAFDTSSGFIYTNNISHSFVSTGGYQGIYGPGYQQGNATIAHYFPDITDANKRINKNVMIGGNANKYTNYNTSSMNYFPATASNVGFINYSNGITDYHNYALLTTSIYHNTATDNKDIGANFIIMDSAFQAKRDCISKTGIQIFSKRNSMHISVYPNPTKTNISIYTESNIGKSYYINDMSGKLILSGKITSSEFELNTELLNTGVYVLSIAFENEIVHEKVVVE
- a CDS encoding class I SAM-dependent RNA methyltransferase, with the translated sequence MNNNIKMVAKTLSGLEDVMVAELENLGATEVVKANRAVSFEGSMKTLYEVNYLCRTALRVLIPITTFKVNDQQELYDEIGKIDWATYIEENDTIAVDSVANASVFTNSMFVSMKVKDAIVDQFRNKTGVRPSVYTQDPDLRINIHIYKDDCTVSLDSSGSSLHKRGYRLESNKAPLNEVLGAGLVLLSGWDKESNFVDPMCGSGTLLTEAAMYAKNIPPGYFRKTYSFMYWKGEYAYDEKLWNEIVATAEKNIVPLKAIMVGSDSAKSSIAIAKSNLKSAGVREDITIQNQLFQDSTAPDGTGVVIMNPPYGERLDKDDVEVLYKDMGDTLKTKYQGYDAWIISSNMEAIKKIGLKASKKIVIYNGPLECRFLKYEMYRGTKRVFVDGVEVK
- a CDS encoding WG repeat-containing protein codes for the protein MKNILAAILLYCSFGTAAQTGTIERCELSYDSVGYCIDGKIVIDYIYQQGSEFYGDAAAVMNRRHKCALINKEGKEITAFIYDELVSCYYFPTYFAYKLGNYVGLIDDKGKEVFPFKYDSKYFQWDFQVDGGAAYYDSSNIFVFAQNGRYAALNCFGKPITDFIYDHIDVNYMWYVDKKVAEVIVVKKNGKVKLMHTNGKIEDKYQYDAFLGFWGHDCVFRKGKKIKFFNAETWRIVKTHLDEDGFITARIFEAEENGKKGLVDSIGRIIIPIIYDGIQSIQIPKDISKFIIAVQNNNKWGVRSGEDKELISMLYDEVSSICFGVQNMIKVKQNEKWAMFDMGTKLSEFKYDNMGCQSDKSAYIEIGDKKGELFFDGKEVWK
- a CDS encoding class I SAM-dependent DNA methyltransferase, with the protein product MAIKKSELYSSLWASCDELRGGIDPSQYKDYILVLLFVKYVSDKYSGDADAIIEIPEGGSFKDMQALKGNKDIGNQINIIIGVLAGANDLKGVIDVADFADDDKLGKGKEMVDKLTNLISIFENPALDFSKNRAGGDDILGDAFEYLMKNFATESGKSKGQFYTPSEVSRVMAKVLSIQNATNKTTFYDPTCGSGSLLLKALDKADGKGTIYGQEKDVATAALARMNMILHGQEAIEIHRGQSTLSDPFFKDGNGHLKTLLIAVILFHLSVIAKVVPYDIAWGGRLESDSEMYI
- a CDS encoding chloride channel protein — translated: MKWLRLTRIHSLIEWTKSKLTKRQFILLSSVLVGLSSGLAAILLKFFVHYVFIIATLGKDDNLKYLLLILPLNGILLTVLVVRKVLKGKLEKGLAPIHEAIKNNESIIPKEQTYAQIITSSLTVGMGGSAGLEAPIVITGAALGSNYATTYNLTIKERTLLLACGVAAGIAAAFNAPIAGVLFALEVLLLDVAMSAFTPVIIAAATGALISKILLQDDILLSFTLQQPFDYYNVPFYILLGIFAGLVSVYHSRTFSKIERLFSKKKKKTYINVFAGGIALAGLIFIFPSLFAEGFESIKVLSLQKPENLLDDSFFHQYKNNEWFVLLFVGVLIFIKAIATAITIGSGGNGGNFAPSLFVGAYLGFFFSRLINLLNFTSLPESNFTIVGMAGILSGIYHAPLTAIFLIAEITGGYTLMIPLMIVASISFAISRYFEPYSLDRKKFNVSPAVNR
- a CDS encoding sodium:proton antiporter; translation: MNIYFAITMLICLSAGFAYINQKVLKLPFVIGLFLLSTILSIIALSTRFWLNLPYEHIKLAIANAQIDRIILDVLLGFLLFAGAMHTNWKGLKKQIKPIALFSLAGVLVSTIIIAVLFYGISQLFQVQIDFIYCLLFGALISPTDPIAVMGILAKANVPKETSEKIVGESLFNDGVGVVVFIALLDTFNSGNFSFSQFGLLFLQEAVGGIVAGLILGYCLHLFLKSIDHYETEILLTLAFVMGGFALCNYIHISGALAMVVSGLMVGNFNKDLAMSDTTQEYVQKFWELIDVILNAILFILIAFVLIVIDFKSYYIVLGFISIFIVLLSRAIIVYFPHLLFPKLLKLNNQEAKLITWGGLRGGLSLALVLSLPDTETKNILLIATYFCVLFSILVQGLTIERMAKTG
- a CDS encoding Rieske (2Fe-2S) protein, translating into MTDFSVDPDIAKAKTLHTDFYKRIEIFEQCKEKIFAPSWQFIGNTDLVPQHNDLFPFTLLENYLDEPLLLTKDKNNDIHLLSNVCTHRGNIIAEKPCAAAHLRCRYHGRKFDLNGKFMAMPEFKEVENFPCDDDNLTQLNIFKWSKFLFTTLNQKLVANIFLKDMIERVSWMPLDEFVFRPELS